A genomic region of Stegostoma tigrinum isolate sSteTig4 chromosome 15, sSteTig4.hap1, whole genome shotgun sequence contains the following coding sequences:
- the LOC125458994 gene encoding probable G-protein coupled receptor 34 codes for MHQEAETHALICGAKLTYSWQWKFRRWKNKSNMQRTRQTLINTEESNSTDQIGTMAELSSAQSPFANVSQLVIDVIVLSKDTNCTIEDGFLALSLPIFYNIICVAGLLGNLLAIWVFFFNQRKSTSISVYMKHLAVADLLLLLCLPFRIAYHIGQYKWMARFYFCKIIGAFFYINMYASIVFLGLISLDRYLKITKPVLKFRIHTVKWSSGISKAMWLTIILFMLPFVVVSSLNSNETKCFHYKNQSVITGAMNLIAIMFVFILSLLFLVSYAKIAVKLYNISKGKKKQPISKVSTTAIIKTFIVLAIFIVCFIPYHIVRVPYVLSQMEIISSCHSKQFLHKANELVLCLSALNSCLDPIIYFFLSNSFRKIIIYTIKGRFSKTFPKANGTRSSFKSITDI; via the exons ATGCATCAGGAAGCAGAAACCCATGCTCTGATCTGTGGAGCAAAGCTTACGTATTCCTGGCAATGGAAATTCCGTAGATGGAAGAATAAAAGCAACATGCAGAGAACGAGGCAGACTTTGATTAACACAGAAGAAAGTAACAGCACAGATCAG ATTGGGACCATGGCTGAGCTGTCATCTGCACAATCTCCCTTTGCCAATGTTTCCCAGTTAGTAATAGATGTTATTGTACTATCAAAGGACACTAACTGCACCATTGAAGATGGTTTCCTTGCATTGAGTCTGCCTATCTTCTACAACATTATTTGTGTCGCTGGGCTCCTTGGTAACTTACTGGCCATCTGGGTGTTTTTCTTCAACCAAAGGAAGTCAACGTCTATTTCTGTTTACATGAAGCATCTGGCTGTGGCTGACCTCCTGTTGTTACTTTGCCTTCCATTCAGGATTGCTTACCATATTGGACAGTACAAGTGGATGGCTAGGTTCTACTTCTGTAAGATCATTGGGGCATTTTTCTACATCAACATGTATGCCAGTATTGTATTCTTAGGATTGATCAGCCTGGATCGCTATTTAAAGATCACAAAACCTGTCCTCAAGTTTCGGATCCACACTGTGAAATGGAGCTCAGGCATATCCAAGGCTATGTGGCTCACTATCATCTTATTCATGCTGCCCTTTGTTGTGGTGAGCAGCTTAAactcaaatgaaacaaaatgcttCCACTACAAGAACCAGAGTGTGATCACGGGTGCAATGAACCTAATAGCTATCATGTTTGTTTTTATCCTGTCCTTGTTATTCCTGGTGTCCTATGCCAAGATTGCAGTCAAACTCTACAACATCTCCAAAGGGAAGAAAAAGCAGCCGATCAGCAAAGTGAGCACCACAGCCATCATAAAGACCTTCATTGTCCTCGCAATCTTCATCGTGTGCTTCATACCTTATCACATTGTCCGAGTTCCTTATGTCCTCTCACAGATGGAGATCATTTCCAGCTGTCATTCTAAGCAGTTTCTGCATAAGGCCAATGAACTTGTTCTGTGCCTTTCTGCCCTAAACAGCTGTCTTGACCCAATCATCTATTTCTTCCTATCCAACTCTTTTCGCAAGATTATTATTTACACCATTAAAGGAAGGTTCAGCAAAACCTTTCCCAAAGCAAATGGAACCAGGAGCAGTTTCAAATCCATTACGGATATCTGA